Genomic segment of Tachyglossus aculeatus isolate mTacAcu1 unplaced genomic scaffold, mTacAcu1.pri scaffold_143_arrow_ctg1, whole genome shotgun sequence:
aaaataaaatagaatagatatgtacaagtaaaataaataaatagagtaataaatatgtacaaacatatatacaggtgctgtggggaagcgtttaacagataccgcaattattaatacgattattagtacatccacacagaccaccactcttcctacttccaaagcctttttaaaatcatatcctcaaccaagaggtgctacccaattaagccttcatcttctctcccccctccctctcccttctgtgtcacttacgcACTTTGAACTTTACCCTTAGTTGactttaatgcccgtctccccctctagactgtaaactcctggtggacagggaacatgtctaccgactctgttgtagcgtactctcccaagggcttagtacagtgctctgccattgattgactgaccgattacaTTGAGGTTTCACTTGGCAGACAGCAAGAGCCCACCACCAAGCCTTAGCTCCTGCAATGGAGACACACACACCAGTTTAAAAACTCAGTCAAGTAAGCTGCACAACCCCCCAtgcccagtttaataataataatggcatttattaagcacttactatgtgcccagatgTGGTTAGTCATTCTCCAGCTCTGCCCATAGCCAACCCTCCTATCTCATTGCTTGATCATGACTGTCTAGGAAGAGTCTTGGGAGCACAGACCCTTAAAAGCCCTTCCCCATCTGAATTCCATTTGGTCCAGGTGAGGAAAGaaaagtagggtggggagattgacgaaatgatcaatcaatcagccagtcagtggtattcaactgagcgcttactttgtgcagagtactgtactaagtctttttccaagtacaatacaatagaattggtagacatggttcctgccctcaaagacctcaaGATTTAGTGAGATGAGtaactagcatcatcatcatcatcattatcaatcgtatttattgagcacttactgtgtgcagagcactgtactaagtgcttgggaagtacaatttggcaacataatagtattataatagcaataatagtatttattgagcctccatTGAGTGTCATGTACTCTTACTAAGTGGTGGGAAAACTATAGTACAGAGTAAAGGTGTATTCTCTGTCCTCaagcgttgctccccgtggttttgggggcaactctcgggttcttaccctctccgggtcttcggacatctccggacgcggcccgcgcgttcataccaggaagagtcagccagaggttcaaagcttggttgccgtttatttgctatcagcggttacatggttgaaagagagagagagctagagagagagagagagagagagagagagagagagagagagagggagggagagagggggagagagaggcgcCTGTgctcccccttgtcttgttcgtctcttatacccgccgttgcccgggggcagggttttctcgggggatggcgtatcgaggctttgaccgccctccagccactagcctaacaacagctctgtccagtcacgaagcgtttgctctggctcgcccccagccacccgttgccaaccatcgctggctgcggatatggccttgaggttgcctccgagccttgcaggtgcaagcttgtttttcttgccctggtctctttatctcctgttgttgagtctgtttggccttgagccattGGGTACGGTTtctgtgcacatactgcctgtctcatcgccttcccccgctccctacgctcaaggagataaacataaaatatttacaagataGTAAAAGTAAATAACTTTATGAACAATCCAGGAAGCATATATTTGCAAGTACTTCCCAATCCTCTTCACATTAAGCACAGCTGCTGAGGTCTTCCATCCAATTGTCACCTGAGGCAAAAAGGAAAACCTCACTGtacttatttagctcttactgtgtgcagagcactgaactaagagcttgggagagtacagtataactctgTGCTCTATACTATACAGtataacactgagaagcagtgtggctcagtgaaaagagcctgggcttcggagtcagagatcatgggttctaatcccagctccacctctggtcagctctgtgactttggacaagtcacttaacttctctgggcctcagttagctcatctgtaaaatggggattaggactgtgagccccacatgggacaacctgatcatcttgtatcccccccccagcacttagaacagtgctttgcacataataagcgcttaacaaatgccgtcattattgttataaataaacagacatattccctgccaacaacgagtttaCCGCCTAGAGGTGAGGGGAGCAGTGAGCGTCCTGGGCTTTTCTGGATATGGAGTCCCCAGCTCCCCTACTCATCTTTCTTCCTAGTCAGATCCTAATGAGACTCGCTCATGGGTCATCCCAGAGAGCGGAGAAGGGGGCCCATTGACCCCACAGGCCATTGGAgctggtggggtgggaagggcctGATGCCTGTTTGTACAAACTCAAGATGCAGAAGGGGGCTTTTttccaggggggtggggggcatctggGTAGGAATCCCATTGTTAATGTGGTCCCTGGAGGTTCTCATCAGAGACACCTGGTGTCACTGTCTCACTGGTCAGTCTAACATCAAAATTTTAATGTGAGATCTCAGAGTGGAGCATGGATCGGAATAACGACCCAATGGCCAGTATTGCAAATGAAATAGATTACCCCCAGTGGGTTGTTGCCGCAAAGCCACAATGTAGAGGTACTTGGAAGTAGCAAAGAGCACCTTTATTGTTATCTCTGCTGAAGGAGGGGTGCTGCATCGGTTGTACAcctgatggacacagtctctgtagcTACTGGAGAATACACAATGATCAGTTCAGTCCACCCTTCTCCATACACCCTCCCTTATTTCCATTGGTTGCCTGGATTTCTGCTGTGTGTCTATTGGTCCTTTCTGGAATCTGTGTCCCTCTGTGGTTGGTTGGTCTGGTCTTATCCTCTTGCCCAATCCCATCCTCCAGTCCAGTAGGTGATATTTCCTTGTGCTGTTGTCTGCCcctcaacatagtaagcacttagcaagcaccatttaaaaaaaagagacccTCACAATTTCAAaggtgcttctctaagttaattagtcggacactgtccctgccccatatggagctcacagcctaagtaggaggaaataggatttaatcaccattttatagttgaggaaactaaggcacagagaaattaagtgacttgcccaaggtcacacaacaagtaattggcagagccaggattagaacccgggtcttctgagtcccaggcccaggacaTTTCCTCTTGGGCACTTCCTTGATGCCTCCATAGGTTCCTAGCAACCTAAGCACCAACTCCCCGTAAAGCATAGCATAAGGCGACACACTAACCAGTGTACCATCTTCACTTCTAATGAGTTACAAACTGTAGAGCATAGCCCAGCATGTGATTGCAATCCTTGTTAGTACACACCCCTACGTATACCCAGAAGAGCAAGTGAAATGGACTTTACTTTTATTGTAATTTCAAAGAGCATACAGACATTCATATTTTAGTTATCGGAGGTGGTTTTCCCAAAAAGAGAAGCCTCAACACCCCGGTGGTAGCAAAACTGATcctgaggagatgtgacctcagcaATTTTGATGGTACTGTGAAGCCATTCTTTGGTTATTCCCTTTCTATCAGtcttttaataacaatgataataataatgatggcaataatacccctagtaataatgataacatctgttaagcatgcacttactgtgtgtcaagtactgtattaagtactggggttgattagagataatcagagaagcagcgtggctcagtggaaagagcccgggctttggagtcaggggtcatgggtttgaatcctggctctgccaattgtcagctgtgtgactttgggcaagtcacttaacttctctgggcctcagttacctcatctgtaaaatggggattaagactgtgagccccccgtgggacaacctgacctccttgcaatctccccagcacttagtacagttctttgcacatagtaagcacttaataaatgccattattattattattattataatcaagtcgggcataataataataatgataccatttattaagcgcttactatgtgcaaagcactgttctaagcgctggtcactgttctaagcgctggagtccctgtcccacttaggactcacagacCAAGACAGAGAGTCGTATTTTCTGAACGCCAAAATGAGATAAGGAGTGGAGTCTTTGGAGGAGTGGAGCTTGACTGGGGAAAGAGCAAGTGGTAGACTATTGAAGAGAAAATGGCAGAAAAGTTAGAGaaagaagtggaagggagaagagcagaaggagtaagaggggtcagaggaaggggtggagtccCAAGGAACAGaaccagaggcaggaagagaagggaagaaagacaggGGTACCAGACATTCAGGGTGCAGCACATATGTCCAAGAAGTATTCACCAGGTAAGTTTTCACTTGGGCCAACGGAATAAGGCACAAAGCCTGCCCCTTCCTCACAGTGGTTCTCTACCATGGCCACTGTTTGTTCTCTGTTGCTCCCATTGGGGTCTGTCTCCAAGGATTTCTGGTATTTGAAGACAGCTCCACTATGGAACCCCCACAACAGCAAGAACAGAAGAAGCTCCACCTGGAGCAAAACCTGGGCTGGGGCTCCATGGCAGAGTGGGCgggctcacttcctccctccacacaaattCCATTGCCATCGCTCCATGGAGTCTGCGGAGGGCTGACGACTGGGCTGGGGTCTGGGCAGGAGCAGTAAGGACTGCCGCTACCTGGGCCCAAGTCCCCCAACATCAGTTTGGTGCTATTATATAttgttctctcaagcactcagaccagtgctctgcacacattaatcactcaataaataccattgactgattggtgctACCCAAATAGAAATCTCAGGTGGCCTTATCCCAGCGGGACCCAGTGGGAGggcacgctgctcctcctggacCCCGTTAGGAAGCCATATGGAAAACAAGAGATTCTCTGATCCAGAATGCTCTCATTCTCCTGTCGCTGTGAAGAATCAAGAAAGGACTAATGACTGAGAAGGTGAATCCTAAAGCCATGTGGGCATTCACCAGCAGAGGAGAATTTTCTTTCATGTTCATTATAGTACTCAGCATGATTGACTGCCGCCCATAGAAGAGGACATAGAGGGTCACCAGGGCAATGACTCTCTTGACCACTCGGACCTCAGTCATCGCCCTGGGGTAGTGGCCAGGACCGTGAAGGTGCCAAAACAGCCGTTGATGTCTGCGCAGGACAAACACCATGTAGCCGCTCTCCACCGTCATGAGTCCCACAAAGAACAGATCCCGGAAGGAGTGCACGATTGAAATTATAAGGGGAGTATCTTCACTGACACTGGTGCAGTATTTGAGATCTAATATGATTCGGACATCTCTGCCTTTCTGGGGGCTTGTTAGATTCATCACAATATCAAACTCCATCAGCATATTgaggatccaggagaggacacagGAGGGGATGATGCACTTGGGTAATTTGGCTTTgactcctgcccaccaggaggtgctgggactgatggtgacggcctggaagatgctcagAAGGCAGGTGGAGCAGATGGCCAGGCTCCGGGACACTTGGTAAAGGTAAGGGAGGATTATACATCCCACATCATCCAGGAATTTTCTCAGTCCCCAAGCTGACATGGTCTCTCTGATCCCAAAGGTAAGAAGAATTATGGTGTTGGCCAAGGACAGCTGGGCAAGGATCGGGTCTGGGGAGTTGAGTTTATGAGTGGTGGAACCCAAGTGGACATAAAATGGGAGGAGAAATACATTTACCAAAATCCCAATGGTGATCTGTAACAGAAGCAGGATTCCAAAGGGGagttcagtggcattcattgtcTTGAACTGGCAGTGAACATGAAAGGAAGCCTCCTGGAAAGCAAGCCGgcgaaagggaagaaaggagagagagaggaaaggcgagaggagagaaaatgtgaggagagaagaaaggacggagagaggcagagaggaagtgaaTCTACACTTGGTACTTTCTAATAGTTAGGCATTATGCCTTGCATCTCCTCCCTGGCAACCCTCCTCTCCTCGGATCGGCCCAAATCAATGACAACATCCTGACAGATGctctgatcagtcagtcagtcagtcggtcatatttattgagcacttactgtgtgcagaacgcactgtactgagcacttgggcgggaatacaaaataacaatctgacagacacattcccctcccaccatgagcttacagtcaagagggagagtatTCTGGATTTTTGCTGGATTCAAAACCACCAGGTCAATTCTCAACTTTGTGTTTTACAACTTGACTACTCAGGCTGAAGTCCAGAAGAGACTGCAAGAAGAAATAGACAGCATTCTACCCAACAAGGCCAACCCCACCAACAATTTAGTCCCCCAGACGGTGTGTCTTTTTATGGTTGTATGGTTTCTACGGAGACCCTCGGGTGTTTTTTTCaatatggcatatgttaagtgctttctatgtgccaggttttttgagaagtggggagacatgtcctgactgtttttgtagaaaaatgatctgggcagcagagtgaagtacggagtggagtggggagagataggaggctgggaggtcagcaagaggatGGTGCAATAACCCAGGTGGACTAGAATGAGTTTGtattcatgtggtagcagtttggatggaaaggaaagggcagattttagtgatgttgtgaaggtgggatcaacacgatttaatgatggatgaatatatgggctgaatgagagagaggaattgaggataacaccaagggtacgggcttgtgagacaggaaggatggtggtgccatttatagtgatggtaaagtcagggggaggacaggatttgggtgggaagagaagaagttctattttggacatgttgagcttaaggtggcaggaggacatccaagtagagatgtcttgaaggcaggaggaaatgcaagactgcagagaaggagagagatcagggccggaaatgtagatttgggtatcacccagAGGCACATACTACAGTGCAGACACCTCTCTCTGCCCCAATACTGCCTGCCAACCTCTATCCTAGAGCCTCCAGGCAACCCACATACAGCTCTCTGCCTTCTCACAAGATTAAAATTGATTCTTTTCTGCCACTGCAGAGAGAAAATGGTGCCATCCAATGCCAAATGACTTCTGTTCTGTGGTCCAGAgaacagagagatgggagagacctgAGAGACACCTCTGAGCTTCAGTAAAAGTCAGAATTTCCCTATTCGATGGTAAATCCAAACACAGGACCTTAATGACACAGAGATGGCTTTCTCTTACTCACCTCCCTTGCTTCTGCTGGCTGGGATGGCCATTCGTGGGCAGCCAGACTGTCAGAACAAGGCTGAGGCAGTATTTATCAGCCACTTTCCTCTTTGCTCCCCTCCCTCAGGgggtgatttgtgtgtgtgtgtgcgtgtgtgtgtgtgtttgtgtgtgcacccGCACGCACGCACATGTGTATGAATGTGTGAGTCACTGATCATTAATCCACTCTGACACTCAGACTGGAACATCTCCAAGGTTACCCTTgcccaagtggctgagccgggattggtAGTATgagaagtagcagtagtggtagtgttagcatttattaagcaccgactGGGTGTCAATACACTGTGATAAGTGACACATTTGCTGCTCACAAGGAAATTCAGCTCTAATGGGGAatatagacataaaaatattctCAAATATATTAATGAGCATAACAGTGGAATGTTACGGAACAGTGGAAGCCTTATTGAGGGGGGCTTTGAACAGGGACATGCATGCTCAAAGTGACTGATGGATTTAAACAATTTGGGAAACTGGGAATTCATTTGGGAAGGTTTGATGGAAAAGATGAAATTTCCAGAGGGCTGTGGACTatggaatttgaggaggaaggggaagggagggcaagcAGTTTGGGGGGTAATAAAGATAGCAAGTTGGGCAAAGGTGGTTGAAAAGAGTAGAACGATAAGGGGAGatttattgtacagatttataactctattttacttgtacatgtttactattctatttattttattttgctaatgatgtgcatctagctttacttctatttattctgatgacttgacacctgttcacatgtttcattttgttgtctgtctcccccttctagactgtgagcccattgttgggcagggaccacctctatatgttgccaacttgtacttcccaagtgcttagtacagtgctctgcacagagtaagtgctcaataaatacgattgaattaataaggGGAGGTGTATTGGTGGGTTGCCTTGAAACCAGTTGTGAGGGCTGTTTGTATAACAAGGAGGGATCCGGGAAGCCAGTGGAGAATTTGGGAGGATTGGAGAGCTGGGGGTTGAGCAACGCTTCAGGATGATCCGTGCAGCAATGTTACAGTTTATCATGATTAGGTACAGAAGAATCATGATGAGGTTCAGAAGACCAAGAGGGAGTGTGTTGTCCCATCAGATCATTGCCTCGGGCTAAAACACAGATTTTATTGATGCtgccccccacttgcctgcttcatGGCTCTGATGACCAGTTCCATTGGATCCTGCATTTAGGAGAGCaagaagaatgtgaaccccaggaTGCCTACagggaataatggtatttgctaagcgcttactatgtgccaatcattgttctaagctctggggtagatacaacataatcaggttgtcccacgtgggactcacagtcttaatccccattttacagatgaggtaactgaggcacagaggagttaataggcttgcccaaggtcacacagcagacaggtaccgGAGCACCAGCacttttcttcccttcaaagccctactgagagctcgcctcctccaggacttcccagactaagcccccttttcctctgctcttcctcccctccccactccctccctctgctctacccctctccctgctctacagcacttgtgtatatttgtacctattcattattctatttattttattaatgatgtgtatatatctataattctattgatctattttgatgttattgatgcctgtctacttgttttgtcttattgtctgtccctccctttctagactgttagcctttctagactttctagactgctgggtagggattgtctctatctgttgccaaactgtactctccaagcacttagtacagtgctctgcacacagtgagcgctcaataaatacaatcgaatgactgaatgaatggctccagGTAACCCAGGGGAATAGGGAGAATTGCGCTAGAAAGTCCAGTGCAGGGGCTTCTTCTTGAGCAAATTTGATTATGGGGAGACCCACTTTAAAAGGTGTGATGCCAACCTGGTTCAAATGAAATATCTAGAATGTCATTTCTATCCCCACTGTAAAACTTCAGGATCACATCAATGCTGTTCCTCAGAATATTCACTTCAGAAATCTTCACTACAAATATAAAACACACTGATATTGCTTGCTGCATGGTTTAATTCCCTGCTAAGCACTGAATCATTCTGGGCTCTTGTCTGGCTCTTTGTCAGAGATCCTCTGTGGTTTGGACCAAGACACTTAGTAACACTaatcctctctttccccatcagCATCATGGAGATCACTTGCGTTGCACCATGATGTAAAGATAAAATAACATCGAGGACAAGATGGTATTCCCAAAAAGGTATAAGCCATAGAATCCAAAGGACATCACATTCATTTCAGGAGAGgctagttattattatgatcatttctTCAGGTCCCTCTTCCATATTCCTTTTCATCCACCCTTGATTGCTATCCAAAATTCTCTGCAGCACATATGAATTTAGGATAAGGAGCGGTATAAAGAGGGGTAAGCTAGATAACACAGGGAACTAACAGAAAAATTACACTGAGAATCAAACTATA
This window contains:
- the LOC119923090 gene encoding olfactory receptor class A-like protein 1, giving the protein MNATELPFGILLLLQITIGILVNVFLLPFYVHLGSTTHKLNSPDPILAQLSLANTIILLTFGIRETMSAWGLRKFLDDVGCIILPYLYQVSRSLAICSTCLLSIFQAVTISPSTSWWAGVKAKLPKCIIPSCVLSWILNMLMEFDIVMNLTSPQKGRDVRIILDLKYCTSVSEDTPLIISIVHSFRDLFFVGLMTVESGYMVFVLRRHQRLFWHLHGPGHYPRAMTEVRVVKRVIALVTLYVLFYGRQSIMLSTIMNMKENSPLLVNAHMALGFTFSVISPFLILHSDRRMRAFWIRESLVFHMAS